CTAATTAGAGACAAGTTTTGTCTAAACTAAATTTAGTCAATATTAATTGACTAAATTAGCCTAATGTAAGCTAAACTTAAGCGGCACACTAATATCTAAAACTCTTTCATAACGCTTAAATTTCGCTATCTCAACGCTTTTAATCCCTGCTTTATTTAGATTTTCATATTTTGATGGCTTAAGTATTTTTATATTTTTTGCCTTACCATAATCATAGGTAAATCCTACAACCACTACTCCTTGCTCACGCCTTTTTCTTGAACTCATAGGATAATTGCTCTTAGCAGTTTTATTTAAAACTGATTGAATATGAGAGATTAATTCATCTTGATTATTCCCACCTGCAGGAGTATTATTACTAATTGTAGTAGTTGGTTTAGCTTCATTTATCTTGCTTGCTAAAGGTTCGTTTTTAGGTGTGATTGGCTCATCTTGAGTTTTTTTAATTTCTTTTACTTCTTGCTTTGGTTTTGGTTTTTTATGGTGCTTTTTTTTAGGTTTTAAAGCAAATTTTTCTTCTTTTATCTCTTCTTTGATTATTTCTTCTTTTATTTCTTTGATTTCTTCAATTATTTCTTCTTTAACAGCATTTTGAGGTATGCTAGGAGCATAAAAAAGCACCGCTAAAGCTTTATCATTTTTAATCTCACTTGTCTTTACATCAATTCTAAAAAAACACGCCAACAAAACCGCATGAACTAAAAAGGAGATGAAAAATGCGATTTTATTTTTCTGTTGCAATAGCAAAATTTTCATGCTTTAACTCTTTTAAAATATCCACTATTTTTACAAAATGTTTATAACTAGCGTTCTCATCAGAGCGTAAAATTACAATTTCATCTTTACTAATGCTTGATAATTTTGTCTTTAATTCATCTACGCTAAGCAAACTCTCATTATAAAATATCTCACCAGTTTCATTAATACTTATAAATACTTTTTGCTTATCATCAATGCTTACGCTATTTTCTGATTTTGGTAAGTTTATAGCGATTTTTTCTTCTGCTATAAAGGTGCTAACACTTAAAACAATGCAAAGTAAAACTAGCATAATATCAATAAATGGAACTAGATTTAAGCCTTCTTTATTTACTCTCATTATTTTCCTTAAACCTTGATAATACAACATCAACTTTTCTAATAAATGCGTTGTATATCATAAGAGTTGGGATTGCTACAACAAGTCCAAGTGCTGTTGCTTTTAGTGCTAGCGAAAGCCCTAGCATAATACTTTTTGCGTCCATAGTAGCCGCATTTGCCATATCATAAAATGTAATCATTATGCCTATTACCGTGCCAAGCAAACCTATATAAGGAGCGTTTTGATAAACGATGTAAAGACAGGTGAGATTTTTGCTAAGTGCTATTTCTAATTCATCTTTACATTTATAATTTTTAATATCAATATTTTTAAAAAATATTAGCCTTTCAATACTAAATGCCAAAACTAAAAAGCTCATAAAAAATAATATCGCAAACACAAAATAATCTAAATATTCTTTCAAAAATTCCACATTTTCTCCTAATAATTGATATTCTAAAAAAGGCTAAAAAGCCTTTTTTAGTTTAGAATTTGTAACTAAAGCCTAGTTTTATATTTCTTCCTGCTTCCCAATCAGTATTACTTGAGATGGTAGCACTTCTTGTAGTGTGTGAAACATATTTTTTATTAAATAAATTATTTACACTTAAATTTATTTCTAAATTTTTAACATAACTAGGCATATAAGATACATAAACATCACTTATACCATATCCAGCCCTTTTAGTTCCATCATCTAGTTTTTTACCAGCAAATGCTATAAAGTTATATCCAAATAATGTATCAATAGGAGCTGCAAAATATTCTAAATTTAGTGTATATTTATCGCCCATATCGGTATATCCTAAAACATCACCTTTAGCTAGTGAGCTACCACCTTTTCCTTGTACCATAACGCCATCTTTATATTTTGTATCTTGCTTTGTATAGCCTAGTCCTATACTAAAATCTTGATAAGAGTATTTAGCAAAAAGTTCAATTCCCTTAACTTTAGCTCCATTTGTATTAAATCTTAATAATGTAGTTTTTTGACCTTCAATGGTAGATAATTCTTTTATTAAATTTTTATAATCTGTGTAAAAATATTTAGCCATAAAGCTTACATTATGCTCATTGAAACTATTTTTATAACCAAAGCCTACCTCATATGCATTACCAGTTTCAGGTTTTAAATCTTCTCCTGGAAGTGAAGCTACTAAACCACTACTTACCTTTATTGTTTCAATTGGCTCAGGTCCTCTAAATACTTTAGCATATCCAGCAAATATATTAAAACCATTATTAAATTTATAATCAAGTGCTAGTGCAGGGCTTACATTATTAAAGCTAGTATTACCTCTACCTACGTTACTCATAGTATAATGATCAAACCTAATACCAGGGATTATATTAAGATTACCATAAGTAATAGTATCTTCTAAATAAATAGAAGTATTGCTAACTTTATCTTTAGGACTATCAGATTCTTTTGTTTTTACAATACTTGTAGGAGTTGCTTTATAAGAAATTATATTATCAATAAAACTTGAAGTTGTATAGTATTCTAAACCATATTTTAGGGTATGCTTAAAGCTATCATCACTACCTAAAATAGTTTTATTATTAATATATAAGCCTTTTGTTTCCACATGAGAATCTCTTGTGCTACCAGAAGCGCTTTTATTTTTACTATTTGCTACATCTTTAAAAATTTGTTCATTATTTTTTTTATGTTTTAAACTATGCCTTGTAATGTATGCTTTAAAATTAAAATCTACATAATCATTAGGATTGTAATTATAATCAAATATAGCTGTTTTTCTAGGCGTTTCTTGGTCAAATGTATCAGTTGTATCAGTAATTCCAAATTCACCTTTTAGTGGATACTCACCTTTGTAAGTTGTATTTTCATAGCTAAATTTTATTTTATGATCATCTTTATCATAACCTAATTTTAATAAATAATTTAAATCATCTCCGTGAGTTCCACCGATTCTTTGTCCATCAGGAGTTTTGCCAAATTTATAACTACTATGTTTTACATAAGCTAGAGCATGAAATCCTATGTCAGTTTTACCATAAAGCATTAAGCTTTTTTGCCATTCTTTATTATTACTTGCAAAACTTGATTTTATTTTCCCTCCAAAACTTTCATCGCCTTCTAATAAATCAGTAGCATCTACGGTTTTAAAAGCAACTGAACCACCTAAAGCACCAGAATTATTTACAACGCTTAAAACTCCAACACCAACATCAACAGCTTTTAGCATATCAGCATCTAATATTAAATTTGCTGAATGATGAAATATATTACCTTTTTCTCTCGCACCATCAATCGTTATATTTAGACCTTTTTCATTCATACCACGCATATAAATTTTTTGATTTAAATTACTTGTTCCGCCTACATAAACACCGGGAATATCACGCATTACATCACGGATATTACTCGCATTTCTATTAGAAATTTTTATAGAATCAAAATTATTATATCCTATTGATTCAGCATTTACTTCTATAGTATCAAGATTAGCATTTTCATTAGCAGCTAAACTTATATTCCCTCCCATTAAACATAAAACTAAAGAAAGTTTCAAAGACTTTTTCAAGTATTCTCCTTAAATTGAAAATAATAATAAAATGCAAAATTTACAATAATAATAATAAATTTTTACTTAAATTATTAAAAATTAAAATTATTATCAATATATTATATTTTTTAATAATTTTTATTATATGCAAAGTTTTGTTTTTATAAATTATTATTATTTAATTATTTGTATACAATAATTTCTTACTATACTTAGAATTGATAAAATAAATATTAATTGTTAGTGCAGTATTTTTAAATAATAGTTCTTACAAATAAGAAATTTTTAATATATTTACCATATTTTAATTCACATCAAAATATGGTATTTTTTAAATTAATGCTCTATAGCTTCACTTATTCCAATTCCGCTTTGTGCCTTGAAATCTTGTGCTTTAAAACCAGCTTTATCAATTTCTGCTCTTTTTGAATTATCTAATTTTGAAATTATATAAATTAAAATAAATGTAAGTGGCATTGAAAAAATTGCAGGATGATCATATGGAAAAATTGCTTGATCAAAACCAAAACTTTTTACCCATATACTAGGACTAAGTATTACTAATATCAAAACAGTAATTAAACCTATTAACCCACCTATAAACGCTCCTTTTGTTGTTAAATTTTTCCAATATATACTAAGTAACAGTATAGGAAAATTTACGCTTGCAGCTATAGCAAATGCTAAGCCAACTGTAAAAGCTACATTTTGTTTTTCAAAGATTATACCAAGAAATATTGCAAAAATACCTATTGATATGGTTGAAATTTTTGTAACTTTCATTTCAGTTTTTAAATCACATACACCATTTTTTGCAACACAAACAAATAAGTCATGTGATATAGCTCCAGCACCAGAAATTGCAAGACCTGCAACAACAGCTAATATAGTTGAGAATGCTACTGCTGATATAAAGCCTAGAAAATAATCTCCACCTATTACTTCAGATAATGTTATAGCAACCATATTTGCACTGCCTTTGAATGTACCATCTAGATTGCTAAATTCTGGGTTGCTTAATAATAAAGCAATAGAACCAAAACCTATTATAAATGTTAAAATGTAAAAATAACCTATAAGACCTGTAGCGTAAAAAACAGATTTTCTAGCTTCTTTAGCATTTTTTACTGTAAAAAATCTCATTAAAATATGTGGTAAACCAGCAGTTCCAAACATTAATGCAAGTCCTAATGAGATTGCTGATATAGTATCTGGTAAAAATCCACCTGGAATCATTATTGCTTCCCCTTTAGGATGGTTTTCAATAGCTTTTGCAAAATAATAACTAAAATCAAATTTTGTTAAATATAAAATCATAATAGACATAAATGTAGCACCACCTAATAGCAATATAGCTTTAATGATTTGCACCCAAGTAGTAGCATGCATACCACCGAATGTTACATAAAGTATCATTAATATACCAACTAATATAACAGCTATTATATAAGGCAGACCAAATAATAATTGTATTAGTTGTCCAGCACCAACCATTTGCGCTATTAAATAAAATACTATAACAGCTAATCCTGAAATTGCTGAAAGTATTCTAATAGGTTTATTTTCTAATCTATATGCAGTGATATCAGCGAATGTAAATTTGCCTAAATTTCTAAATTTTTCAGCAATTATTAATAAAATGATTGGCCAACCAGCTAAAAAACCTATGGAATATACAAGTCCATCAAAGCCATTGGTAAAAACTAAAGCAGTAATACCTAAAAAACTAGCTGCACTCATAAAATCTCCAGCTATTGCAATACCATTTTGGACACCAGTTATATTTCCACCTGCTGTAAAAAAACCGCTTTTACTTTTACTTTTTTTATTTGAATAAAATGTTATAACCAAAGTTATTATTACAAATATTGAGAACATTGTTACAGCTATTGGGTTAAAAGTTGTTTTTTCTATTTTATCATTACTAAAACCAGCAGCATTTATATAAGGACTTATAAAAATTAATACAAATTTTAAATTATTAGTTAATTTTTCCATCTTTTAAATCCTTTAATGCTCCAGATTGTTCTAATGCTTTGATTATTTCTTTTTGTCTTTTATCAAAATAATAATTAGCAAAAAATGTATATAAACCAGTGATAACACAGCATAATATAATTAAAAATACTCCAATTAAGATACCAAGTGTAATTGCACTAGGACCTAATTTGTACCCTAAAATTTCTGGGAATAGTCCTATACTTGCTATAAAAAGATAATAGCATATAAAAATAATAGCCGACAAATAAAATGTAACCTTATTTCTTAAAGAAACAAAACTTTTAAAATCTCTAATAGACTTATCATAGTTTGAGTCCATTTATACCTCCTAAATTTAATTTCAGTCTAATTTTATCTTTTTTTATGATCTTGCTATGGATTTTAAAGTCTCTTATAAAAATATTTTTTTATTTATATGTAAAAATGTAACAAAAATTATAAAAAGTTACTAATAGTAATATAAAAAATATATTTTTTTATATTTTTATTGTTTTTTAAGAATTTTTATGAATTTTTATAATAAAAATATATAAATTTTTTATTATGTCTTTATATGTATATTTTTTATAAAATATTAAAAGCTTTATTTTTTCTATCTATTGTTTATTATTATTAGTAAAAATAAAATTATTATTAAAGAAAAATTATAATTTTAAAATATATTACTTTATATCAAGGTGATATTCACCTTGATTATTTAACTTTAACAGGATACAAGCTCGGGTATTCATATATTTTCCAAGTCCCATTTTCATTATTTAATATTACATCTTTAGAAAATTTATGTTGTTGAATTTTATAATTTATGTCTACTTGAACTATTGCTATATCAACATCGTTATTTTTTTGTGTGAAATTTATTTCAACTATATCATCATTTCCTTTGTAATCATAGTCTATAAAAATCATATCCTTGCCTTTGTCTTTAAATTTTTTAAAATAATCAACATTATTTTTATTAGCAAGCAATGATTGTGCTTCGTTCATTTTTCCTTCTTCGCATAATAATATAAATTCTTCAACTACTTTAACAGGTGTTTTTTTACTATCAGAGCAAGCACTTAAAAGTGCTGCTCCAATAAATGTAGTTGCGATTAATGATAAAATGAAATTTATATTTTTAATTTTCATATATACTCCTTACAATAATACATTTAAGTATGCATATATTATTAAAAATAAGAAAATAAGCCCTGTAAATAACATTAAAAATCCAACAATTCTTGCAAAATAAAAATATTTAGCAAAAGAATCGCTTTCATTTTTAAGCTCATCTAATTTTCCACTTTCTTTTAATCTATTATACCAACTAGCTCTTTCATGTTTTAATTCACTTTCACTTAATTCGCCACTAAAGATAACCATATCCATAGGGAACCTATCAGCTCTAAAGTGAGTATTGAAAAAATGCACCGCAAAAATAAATCCTGTAGCTAAAAGTGCTTCATCAGAATGCACAAGCGTTGCAAGATTTAGCATAAAGCCAGGTAAAATTTTCGTAAATGCTTCAGGGAACCATAAGATTAATCCACTAAATCCTATAATAAACATACCCCAGAATACTGCTATATAATCAAATTTTTCCCAGTAAGTAAATCTATCAAATTGTGGTCTTTCACCTTTTCCTATAAACCATTTAAAGTGAGCTACAACATCTCTTAAGTCTTGCATTCTAGGCATTAAACTATCAGGTCCAAATAATTTTGCTAAGAATAATTTAAAGCTTAGTTTTCCATTATTATCACGGATAGCATCACGCTTAGTCCAAGAATTATAAACTACTTCAGCAATATGACTTAAGAATACTGCAATCATAACAAATGCACTAAAATGGTGTATTTTAGTAGCCATTATAACTCCACCCATTAAATTTATCATAGTTTCAGCCCAAGGAGCTGTATAGAATTTTTGTGGTAAACCACTAAAACTAAGTCCTAAGAACGAAGCAGCTACAAAGAAATGTTGAATTCTATGCAATGTGCTAAAGCGTTTAATTTTTACCTTATCTTTATGCATTTTTTCTTTTGCTGCACGCCACTCATTTTTATATTTAATACTCATATAAATTAGTTTCATACTCCACAAGAATGTATGTAAACCAAAGAATGCAAATACTGATATTACAAGTCCTGTCATAAATACATAAGCCCAATATAATAATGGGAATTTATCTTTATCGTGATGGTCAGCGTGAGCTATAAAGCTAGCAAAATTTTCATTGCTTCCTTCATGGCATTTTTCACAAGTTTTAACTCTTGCCTCTCCAAATAATGTTGATTTTTCATTACTTGGTTTGTGGATATTGTGTGTTCCATGACAATCAAAGCAAGCAGCTATTTTTTTACTTTCTCCATCTTTTGCTAAAACCATAGCTTTTCCGTGGAAAGTTTCGTGATAATGCATTTGCTCTTTTTCGTGACAACTTCCACATTTGTTATCGCTTAATTTTTTAACAGCTAATGAGGTTAGTTGTATTTTGTCATGAATATTGTGGCAATCAGAGCATGATGGTGATTTTTCTCTAGGGTTTGTCATTTTATCATGTACACTACCACTAAATTCCGCTTTTACTTCTTTATGACAAGAATTACAGTTGTCGTTTACATTTGCTTTATCATTTGCTAAATTTCCTATTACACCACTACTACCATGACAATCTCTACAAGCTGGTAGATTACCAAATCTTAAATTTTTATGTAATTCATCAGTGTAATTTTTTATATCAGTTGCATCATTCCAACTGCTTATATCATGACTTTTTACTAGTGGTTTAATTCCACCTTTTTCAATAGGGCGACCTGATATTATCCATTGTTGAATACCATCAAGCATTACAAATACATTTTTATAGCCCAATTTTTGTGCTTTTAAAGCCGCATCGCTACTTGCATAGCACATTCTATTTAGACAATAAAATATTATTTTTGAATTTTTGTCATTAGGTAATAAATCCACCCATTCTGCTGTATTTATAAATATTGAGCCTGGTAAATAACCATATTTAATACGCTCTTCTTTTACATTTGCATCAAAAATATACACATCTTTTTTGCCAAGTTCTTTTTCAACTTCAGCCATAGATATAGGAATCACACCTTCAACTACGGCGAAATCTCCTTCCGATGCAAAAAGGTTAAAGCTTAAAAAGATGGCAAAAATAAATCTTAAAAACATTATTTTTCCTTTCTTAAGGGCTAAAAATTAGCCCTCGTAATTAATTTTTACCATCTAGTAAATTTTGTGCTTGTTGTACATAAACTAATGCTTCATTTATTAATTTTAAAGCATATTTTGGACCATGAACACCCCAGCTTCCATCTTTTGAAATTTTATCATAAATTACTCTTGCTTCTTTTGTAAGTAGGATAATTTCTGATTTAGTTTTTGTGCTTAGATTATCCATTTTTGCTTGTTCTTTATCAATTTTGCGAATTGCAAGTTCAAGTTTGTTAAAACCTTCTTTTACCGGTGTTTGCCATTCCATAACTTTATTATAGATTTGCTCTTGGTCAGTGAAATGTAATTCTTTTGGTAAAGTTGATTGTACAGCACTATGGCATCCACTAGCCCCAGGTCCAACTAGATTTGCATCACTCCAGCTAGTTCTTCCACAACTCCACATTAAATCCACAAAGAATTTGCCATCTTTTCTAGCAATTGTCCAACCTTTAGTTGTCTTAGGATCTCTTTCTTTTCCTTCAGGTGGATTTAGAGTTTTTGCATCTTTATCTACATAAATTTTCCATATATGACTTGCACGAACATTGTCAAATCCACCTTTATCAGGGTTTTGAATGCTAGCAAAGTTTTCACAACTCATCATATTTGGCATGTGACAACCTGTACAATTATCTTTAGCGTGTGGTCCACCATATTTAAACATTTCAGCTTGAGTTTCGTGACAATCACTACAAGTTTTTTTAAGTCCTACTTTTGTATAAGGGTCTTTCCAATCATTTGCAGTAACTTCATGTGGGTCGTGACAAGTTGAACATCTCATACCTTTATCATAGTGCATAGAATTATACATTTGTGAGCCTTCAGTTCCACAAGATGGACAAGATGATTTAAAGTAACTATTAAATGGTTTTCTCGGGTCATTTTTAGCATCTTCACTATCATAAGCAAATCTTTGATGACATCTTTCGCAATTACTTGGCATACCAGCACCCCTTGCTCCGTAAAGGTGAGCTCCAGCTCCGTGACATTCTTCACAGCTAATTCCTTTAGAAATTGCGTGTTTTCTAAGTTCATCTTTATTTCCTATTGCTGCTAAGAACTCTTCTTTAGATTTGAAATCAAATTTAAAGCTATGGCATACTTCACAATATGCAGATGCTGGTTGAAACATCATTTTTTCCTTATAAGTAGAACCATAAGAATTTACTCCCCAAACACTTGAAGTTTGTTTGCCAAAATCTTCTAATTTTGTAGGAAAGCCAGGTGAAAATTCAGCGATTTTTTTTGCAACTTCAGGTGTAAGTGATTCAGCCCAAAGGCGTGAAAATTGATTACCACCAGCAACCATTTTACCTGTTCCATCAGCTAATTTTCCATCTTCAATGTGATAAGTTCCACGAACTAACCATTTATCAATAAAACCATATTTTGTTCTAGGAGTTCCTACGATTACAAATACATCATCAGCTTCAACACCTTTTGGTAAAATTGTAGCTTCAGAATTATACATAGGCTTTTTAGGGTCTCCTCCAGCTTCTTCTAATTCATCAGGGAAACGAATAACTTTTGAGTGGCGTGAGCGATTCCAAGCTTCATATTGAGCAGGGTGGCATTCACCACATTTTTTAGGTCCAACGAATTTGTTTGGATAATCTAAAATACTTTCCATTCCTAAGCGATAAGTAATTGACGCAGAGCGACCTTTATCTTTTTCAAAATTTGCAGCACCACCGAATTCTACGAATTCTTCTTGACGATTAGAAATAGAATATTTTCCAACTAAATTTCCTTCTTTTTCGTATTTAAACATTGGATGTCTAGTTTTTAAATACTCTATGAAATCAGTTTCTTGATTTACATAATCATGAAGAGTTCTAGGCACTATTCCATCATTTT
This genomic interval from Campylobacter sp. MG1 contains the following:
- a CDS encoding TonB family protein yields the protein MKILLLQQKNKIAFFISFLVHAVLLACFFRIDVKTSEIKNDKALAVLFYAPSIPQNAVKEEIIEEIKEIKEEIIKEEIKEEKFALKPKKKHHKKPKPKQEVKEIKKTQDEPITPKNEPLASKINEAKPTTTISNNTPAGGNNQDELISHIQSVLNKTAKSNYPMSSRKRREQGVVVVGFTYDYGKAKNIKILKPSKYENLNKAGIKSVEIAKFKRYERVLDISVPLKFSLH
- the exbD gene encoding TonB system transport protein ExbD encodes the protein MRVNKEGLNLVPFIDIMLVLLCIVLSVSTFIAEEKIAINLPKSENSVSIDDKQKVFISINETGEIFYNESLLSVDELKTKLSSISKDEIVILRSDENASYKHFVKIVDILKELKHENFAIATEK
- the exbB gene encoding TonB-system energizer ExbB produces the protein MEFLKEYLDYFVFAILFFMSFLVLAFSIERLIFFKNIDIKNYKCKDELEIALSKNLTCLYIVYQNAPYIGLLGTVIGIMITFYDMANAATMDAKSIMLGLSLALKATALGLVVAIPTLMIYNAFIRKVDVVLSRFKENNESK
- a CDS encoding TonB-dependent receptor domain-containing protein, which translates into the protein MKKSLKLSLVLCLMGGNISLAANENANLDTIEVNAESIGYNNFDSIKISNRNASNIRDVMRDIPGVYVGGTSNLNQKIYMRGMNEKGLNITIDGAREKGNIFHHSANLILDADMLKAVDVGVGVLSVVNNSGALGGSVAFKTVDATDLLEGDESFGGKIKSSFASNNKEWQKSLMLYGKTDIGFHALAYVKHSSYKFGKTPDGQRIGGTHGDDLNYLLKLGYDKDDHKIKFSYENTTYKGEYPLKGEFGITDTTDTFDQETPRKTAIFDYNYNPNDYVDFNFKAYITRHSLKHKKNNEQIFKDVANSKNKSASGSTRDSHVETKGLYINNKTILGSDDSFKHTLKYGLEYYTTSSFIDNIISYKATPTSIVKTKESDSPKDKVSNTSIYLEDTITYGNLNIIPGIRFDHYTMSNVGRGNTSFNNVSPALALDYKFNNGFNIFAGYAKVFRGPEPIETIKVSSGLVASLPGEDLKPETGNAYEVGFGYKNSFNEHNVSFMAKYFYTDYKNLIKELSTIEGQKTTLLRFNTNGAKVKGIELFAKYSYQDFSIGLGYTKQDTKYKDGVMVQGKGGSSLAKGDVLGYTDMGDKYTLNLEYFAAPIDTLFGYNFIAFAGKKLDDGTKRAGYGISDVYVSYMPSYVKNLEINLSVNNLFNKKYVSHTTRSATISSNTDWEAGRNIKLGFSYKF
- a CDS encoding cation acetate symporter, translating into MEKLTNNLKFVLIFISPYINAAGFSNDKIEKTTFNPIAVTMFSIFVIITLVITFYSNKKSKSKSGFFTAGGNITGVQNGIAIAGDFMSAASFLGITALVFTNGFDGLVYSIGFLAGWPIILLIIAEKFRNLGKFTFADITAYRLENKPIRILSAISGLAVIVFYLIAQMVGAGQLIQLLFGLPYIIAVILVGILMILYVTFGGMHATTWVQIIKAILLLGGATFMSIMILYLTKFDFSYYFAKAIENHPKGEAIMIPGGFLPDTISAISLGLALMFGTAGLPHILMRFFTVKNAKEARKSVFYATGLIGYFYILTFIIGFGSIALLLSNPEFSNLDGTFKGSANMVAITLSEVIGGDYFLGFISAVAFSTILAVVAGLAISGAGAISHDLFVCVAKNGVCDLKTEMKVTKISTISIGIFAIFLGIIFEKQNVAFTVGLAFAIAASVNFPILLLSIYWKNLTTKGAFIGGLIGLITVLILVILSPSIWVKSFGFDQAIFPYDHPAIFSMPLTFILIYIISKLDNSKRAEIDKAGFKAQDFKAQSGIGISEAIEH
- a CDS encoding DUF485 domain-containing protein → MDSNYDKSIRDFKSFVSLRNKVTFYLSAIIFICYYLFIASIGLFPEILGYKLGPSAITLGILIGVFLIILCCVITGLYTFFANYYFDKRQKEIIKALEQSGALKDLKDGKIN
- a CDS encoding rhodanese-like domain-containing protein, translating into MFLRFIFAIFLSFNLFASEGDFAVVEGVIPISMAEVEKELGKKDVYIFDANVKEERIKYGYLPGSIFINTAEWVDLLPNDKNSKIIFYCLNRMCYASSDAALKAQKLGYKNVFVMLDGIQQWIISGRPIEKGGIKPLVKSHDISSWNDATDIKNYTDELHKNLRFGNLPACRDCHGSSGVIGNLANDKANVNDNCNSCHKEVKAEFSGSVHDKMTNPREKSPSCSDCHNIHDKIQLTSLAVKKLSDNKCGSCHEKEQMHYHETFHGKAMVLAKDGESKKIAACFDCHGTHNIHKPSNEKSTLFGEARVKTCEKCHEGSNENFASFIAHADHHDKDKFPLLYWAYVFMTGLVISVFAFFGLHTFLWSMKLIYMSIKYKNEWRAAKEKMHKDKVKIKRFSTLHRIQHFFVAASFLGLSFSGLPQKFYTAPWAETMINLMGGVIMATKIHHFSAFVMIAVFLSHIAEVVYNSWTKRDAIRDNNGKLSFKLFLAKLFGPDSLMPRMQDLRDVVAHFKWFIGKGERPQFDRFTYWEKFDYIAVFWGMFIIGFSGLILWFPEAFTKILPGFMLNLATLVHSDEALLATGFIFAVHFFNTHFRADRFPMDMVIFSGELSESELKHERASWYNRLKESGKLDELKNESDSFAKYFYFARIVGFLMLFTGLIFLFLIIYAYLNVLL
- a CDS encoding multiheme c-type cytochrome; the encoded protein is MKTLLKFGACISLCTGALLASTAVTPQNDGIVPRTLHDYVNQETDFIEYLKTRHPMFKYEKEGNLVGKYSISNRQEEFVEFGGAANFEKDKGRSASITYRLGMESILDYPNKFVGPKKCGECHPAQYEAWNRSRHSKVIRFPDELEEAGGDPKKPMYNSEATILPKGVEADDVFVIVGTPRTKYGFIDKWLVRGTYHIEDGKLADGTGKMVAGGNQFSRLWAESLTPEVAKKIAEFSPGFPTKLEDFGKQTSSVWGVNSYGSTYKEKMMFQPASAYCEVCHSFKFDFKSKEEFLAAIGNKDELRKHAISKGISCEECHGAGAHLYGARGAGMPSNCERCHQRFAYDSEDAKNDPRKPFNSYFKSSCPSCGTEGSQMYNSMHYDKGMRCSTCHDPHEVTANDWKDPYTKVGLKKTCSDCHETQAEMFKYGGPHAKDNCTGCHMPNMMSCENFASIQNPDKGGFDNVRASHIWKIYVDKDAKTLNPPEGKERDPKTTKGWTIARKDGKFFVDLMWSCGRTSWSDANLVGPGASGCHSAVQSTLPKELHFTDQEQIYNKVMEWQTPVKEGFNKLELAIRKIDKEQAKMDNLSTKTKSEIILLTKEARVIYDKISKDGSWGVHGPKYALKLINEALVYVQQAQNLLDGKN